From a region of the Halorussus pelagicus genome:
- a CDS encoding phospholipase D-like domain-containing protein, protein MKLQQAFDERRRTFEGALLSTFVFNSDYFEGTLLPMLRRKSTKGDTVVFLDAGSYRETVSDEGLSPEQAGQVYYLAPVRVPQRRFHAKVFFFGGEERAIGFVGSANLTEAAFDHNQEIISKFDIANESDLRSTPEVQALNGIRRFYSDLIDHTTAEAIGKTAREQATRVLEATEWLTDTNTDIPDREQADEVVDVLHNLEQPLLDQVQRRIETRGERIQRVGIVAPFYGTGMAVPETVTEDNISTRVWLQHGSTQINSDTLQEWASQQEAAEIVVFDQDRYVHGKLIVLQSDTATYCLAGSAKASRSALLDSAGTATEGHGNVEVAVLRRTPKQDNYEYLFDNFTNHQLAGGLEEFTPQSTPDYQPPEPPEQETIGLQSIDFTRSEVFEGGRLHGHIQITDSVTNDDNLEIDVCPTTTTESFSFTFTGSELSPVTDSGTDLYTFSRRVSDSTRLAALSKPSQVVPKWNTEPGLERWLAIESRDVDRAAEAAAEGDGVDSVWRSVQDIFLGGDQQRTDQLEFLGTLATQLDQQTAQQGSHDQDKSTDSEADDENDGLSEGITLPSYAGSTNSRDPESQLSAYYEMWTDQLRQLNHELHSDDTATEHVIELAGQRLAAVNRTNAWLEITRNELQAQNKSLDSFPHELPRKYTKTLYSRTEPGFGDENGSLVAQFLRQATTLPNTEQVHAFLLENIAANVLFGALIADTLMTTEHNEFATYYGSDFENLIHKCLPNQQPLTNVSEQRINTLAESMWKQFGDLPETFQTASLTRRPPREFRKQRHARRYIMQFLHE, encoded by the coding sequence ATGAAGCTGCAGCAAGCGTTCGATGAGCGGCGACGGACATTCGAAGGCGCGTTACTATCTACTTTCGTATTCAATAGTGATTACTTCGAAGGGACGCTACTGCCGATGCTTCGACGGAAATCAACCAAGGGTGACACGGTTGTTTTCCTTGACGCTGGCTCCTACCGCGAGACAGTCAGTGACGAGGGACTATCGCCGGAACAAGCTGGCCAAGTATACTATCTCGCACCCGTCCGGGTCCCACAGCGACGGTTCCATGCAAAAGTCTTCTTCTTCGGCGGTGAAGAGCGTGCAATCGGCTTCGTTGGGAGTGCCAACCTCACTGAGGCAGCGTTCGACCACAATCAAGAAATCATTTCAAAATTCGACATCGCAAATGAAAGTGACCTACGCAGCACTCCAGAAGTACAGGCGCTCAATGGGATTCGACGCTTCTATAGCGACCTGATTGATCACACTACCGCTGAAGCCATAGGGAAGACAGCACGAGAGCAGGCGACTCGCGTCCTTGAGGCGACAGAGTGGCTTACAGACACAAACACGGACATACCAGACCGTGAGCAGGCTGATGAAGTCGTCGATGTTCTGCATAATTTAGAGCAGCCATTACTTGATCAAGTCCAGCGTCGAATTGAAACTCGTGGTGAACGGATACAGCGTGTCGGTATCGTTGCCCCATTCTACGGGACAGGCATGGCCGTCCCAGAAACAGTCACAGAAGATAATATTTCGACGCGGGTGTGGCTTCAACACGGCAGCACGCAAATCAATAGCGACACACTTCAGGAGTGGGCCAGCCAACAAGAGGCCGCGGAAATAGTGGTCTTTGACCAAGACCGATACGTCCATGGGAAACTAATTGTTCTGCAATCAGACACAGCAACGTACTGTCTCGCAGGCAGCGCGAAGGCCTCTCGGTCGGCACTCCTTGACTCCGCAGGTACTGCAACTGAAGGACACGGAAATGTCGAGGTCGCTGTACTCCGCCGGACACCCAAGCAGGACAACTACGAATACCTCTTTGATAACTTCACCAACCACCAGCTAGCTGGTGGTCTCGAAGAATTTACGCCCCAGTCCACGCCTGACTATCAGCCTCCAGAACCACCAGAGCAAGAAACAATCGGTCTCCAGAGTATTGATTTCACTCGAAGCGAGGTCTTCGAAGGCGGCCGACTCCATGGCCACATCCAGATCACTGATTCAGTGACCAATGATGACAACTTAGAGATAGACGTCTGTCCAACAACGACAACTGAATCATTTTCGTTCACTTTTACTGGTAGTGAACTATCACCAGTAACAGACTCTGGGACAGATCTATACACGTTCAGCCGGCGCGTGAGCGACAGTACTCGACTTGCGGCACTCTCAAAACCGTCACAAGTTGTTCCGAAGTGGAATACGGAACCTGGTTTAGAGCGCTGGCTTGCCATTGAGTCACGCGACGTCGATCGTGCCGCCGAAGCTGCTGCCGAGGGTGATGGCGTTGACTCCGTCTGGCGGAGTGTACAAGATATTTTCCTTGGTGGTGACCAGCAGCGTACTGATCAGCTTGAATTCCTCGGCACACTAGCAACCCAGTTAGACCAGCAGACCGCTCAGCAGGGATCACACGACCAAGATAAATCAACTGACTCTGAAGCGGACGATGAAAATGACGGTCTTAGTGAGGGGATTACGCTACCATCCTACGCTGGATCAACCAATTCACGAGATCCCGAATCCCAACTGTCTGCATACTATGAGATGTGGACTGACCAGCTCCGACAGCTCAACCATGAGCTACACAGCGATGATACCGCTACGGAGCACGTCATTGAGCTGGCCGGTCAACGCTTAGCAGCAGTTAACCGGACAAATGCATGGCTCGAAATCACCCGGAACGAACTCCAAGCACAAAACAAATCACTAGACTCGTTCCCGCATGAACTCCCACGCAAATACACGAAAACCCTCTACTCGCGTACAGAACCTGGATTCGGAGACGAAAACGGATCGCTCGTCGCCCAGTTTCTCAGACAAGCAACCACATTACCGAATACAGAACAAGTACATGCATTTCTTCTAGAGAATATTGCAGCAAACGTCCTGTTTGGCGCTCTAATCGCAGACACGCTCATGACAACAGAACATAATGAGTTCGCCACCTATTACGGATCGGACTTCGAGAATCTCATCCACAAGTGTCTCCCAAACCAACAACCACTAACTAATGTCTCAGAGCAACGAATCAATACCCTAGCTGAGTCAATGTGGAAGCAATTCGGAGACCTACCAGAGACCTTCCAGACCGCATCACTCACCCGGAGACCACCACGCGAATTCCGCAAGCAACGCCACGCACGACGATACATCATGCAATTCCTCCACGAATAA
- a CDS encoding DNA-directed RNA polymerase subunit epsilon, which yields MSEKITSVDQTESEEADSALVDETPELRPSRQQERDHSPDVYSSGYDPFGETRVGIGSAGGDVTKLIRHNEGRHRSDGNHSTREAVRDKVRVTEAFCSALDLPAYQQQAAVTAMTTMNLDRFGRQKRLSKVALATIKVVVEWDRFNRIPEEALPDIDDDQLPKRMLEQDEFQNLLDEQDVSKSDLYSVSQLVKRELKKHDHFPL from the coding sequence GTGAGTGAGAAAATCACCTCCGTAGATCAAACGGAGTCAGAGGAAGCAGATAGTGCTCTTGTCGATGAAACTCCGGAGCTCCGACCCTCCCGCCAACAGGAGCGCGACCATTCCCCGGATGTGTATTCCTCGGGGTATGATCCATTTGGTGAGACTCGCGTTGGCATCGGAAGTGCTGGCGGAGATGTAACGAAACTCATCCGGCATAATGAAGGCCGTCATCGTTCTGACGGCAATCACAGCACCCGTGAAGCAGTCCGCGACAAAGTCCGTGTAACCGAGGCCTTCTGCTCTGCTCTCGATCTCCCCGCTTATCAGCAACAAGCGGCAGTCACCGCGATGACTACCATGAACCTTGATCGATTCGGTCGGCAGAAACGCCTGTCAAAAGTTGCCCTCGCAACGATCAAAGTCGTCGTTGAGTGGGACCGGTTCAACCGGATCCCTGAGGAAGCACTCCCGGATATCGATGACGACCAACTCCCGAAGCGGATGCTGGAACAAGACGAGTTTCAAAACCTGCTGGACGAGCAGGACGTTTCAAAATCCGATCTCTACAGCGTTTCACAACTCGTCAAACGTGAACTCAAAAAACACGATCACTTTCCACTGTGA
- a CDS encoding HNH endonuclease, whose protein sequence is MTDEGWEFVEGAVEKWADVARTATTSGTAVSAGTYETTTHARAVDPEFRATAVSRHDWTCPVSGVDHPGLLDVAHVLSWSEYPEYRANLANVLPLSKTHHAAFNRELFTIDREYRLQLNPSFETESELLQRTVLDRTGERISLPDESLNPEYVVQHNAALEWV, encoded by the coding sequence TTGACTGATGAGGGCTGGGAGTTCGTTGAGGGTGCAGTTGAAAAGTGGGCGGATGTAGCGCGGACGGCGACAACGTCAGGTACGGCAGTATCGGCTGGGACGTACGAAACGACGACACATGCCCGTGCGGTGGATCCAGAGTTCCGTGCAACAGCAGTCTCACGGCATGACTGGACGTGCCCGGTGTCCGGTGTTGATCATCCGGGACTGTTAGACGTCGCGCACGTACTCTCGTGGAGCGAGTACCCGGAGTACAGAGCTAATTTGGCGAACGTGTTGCCGTTGAGCAAGACGCATCACGCGGCGTTTAATCGGGAGTTATTCACGATTGACCGAGAGTACCGGCTGCAACTGAACCCGTCGTTCGAGACAGAAAGTGAGTTATTGCAGCGGACGGTTCTTGACCGGACTGGAGAGCGGATCTCGCTCCCGGATGAGAGCCTGAATCCAGAGTACGTGGTACAGCACAACGCGGCGCTTGAGTGGGTGTAG
- a CDS encoding type II toxin-antitoxin system RelE family toxin, giving the protein MAYDISFRRDSEAAFETLDREAAARLQKKLKRVASCDWRSPTDWDYSPWSGQATGKFNWGSYRVFVDVDENAGEIVVHEARHRENLYR; this is encoded by the coding sequence ATGGCCTACGACATTTCCTTCCGGCGCGATTCCGAGGCGGCTTTCGAGACGCTGGACCGTGAGGCGGCCGCCCGCCTGCAGAAGAAGCTGAAGCGTGTCGCTAGCTGTGACTGGCGGTCGCCTACTGACTGGGACTACTCGCCGTGGAGTGGCCAGGCGACCGGCAAGTTCAACTGGGGCTCCTACCGTGTCTTCGTCGACGTCGACGAGAATGCTGGCGAGATCGTGGTCCACGAGGCCCGCCACCGCGAAAACCTATATCGGTAG
- a CDS encoding homing endonuclease associated repeat-containing protein — translation MKRGVSHPNAGHSRTSRQDLLDELKYFLNDLNHTSMFEDMNTHGKHTLTYRNRFDSQNNAIKQAGLEPDQEAPTTRSERERKQRLLENLVELAEDFGHIPTQENP, via the coding sequence ATGAAACGCGGGGTGTCTCACCCCAATGCCGGACACTCCCGCACTAGCCGCCAAGACCTCCTCGACGAACTCAAATACTTCCTCAACGATCTCAACCACACATCCATGTTCGAGGACATGAACACGCATGGAAAACACACACTCACCTACCGAAACCGCTTCGACAGTCAGAACAACGCCATCAAACAAGCCGGCCTCGAACCAGATCAAGAGGCCCCGACCACACGCTCCGAACGCGAACGAAAACAACGGCTACTCGAGAATCTTGTCGAACTCGCAGAAGACTTCGGCCACATCCCAACACAGGAAAATCCGTGA
- a CDS encoding Cdc6/Cdc18 family protein, whose amino-acid sequence MGLEPFSPDSTIFRDESVLRDGYQPDRLIERDQELDQYQSALKPVINGAPPKNLFLYGQTGVGKTLSSRMIVERLTEDQERIDGVDIHVVELNCKSLNSSYQVAANLINQFRPPDEQIKPTGYPSGMIYNMLFEELEALDATHCLVILDEIDAIGNDDDILYKLPRANDNGNVEETYVGVIGISNDFTFRDNLSARVKDSLADEEIHFPPYDANELGNILKQRAGEAFHDTTAEQLDDGSYELQSDILEGDVIPLCAAFAAQDSGSARQALKRLYKAGDLARDEESEVITEAHVRQADEIVERNKIREELRRLPTQSKLTLYALLLLERDDKTPSKRNRIYERYVMAAKRIDADVRTDRTIHDRLSQLTLKGFLDVDEQNKGPKGGSYYEYEFSIRPDLAQEALEKEERLNELFDTGGASTTLDSF is encoded by the coding sequence ATGGGCTTGGAACCGTTCTCTCCTGACTCGACGATTTTTCGCGATGAATCTGTCTTACGAGACGGCTATCAGCCCGACCGCCTCATTGAGCGCGACCAGGAACTCGACCAGTACCAGAGTGCGCTCAAACCCGTCATCAATGGGGCACCGCCAAAAAACCTGTTTCTATACGGGCAAACTGGCGTTGGGAAGACACTCTCCTCGCGAATGATCGTCGAGCGACTCACGGAAGATCAGGAGCGCATCGACGGCGTCGATATTCACGTCGTTGAACTGAACTGCAAATCGTTGAATAGTAGCTACCAGGTTGCTGCGAACCTTATCAATCAGTTCCGTCCGCCGGATGAACAGATCAAGCCGACCGGCTACCCGAGCGGCATGATTTATAATATGCTGTTCGAGGAATTGGAAGCGCTCGACGCAACGCACTGCTTGGTGATACTCGACGAAATTGACGCAATTGGGAACGACGACGATATTCTGTATAAACTCCCGCGAGCGAACGACAACGGAAACGTTGAGGAGACGTACGTTGGTGTTATCGGGATCTCGAATGATTTCACGTTCCGCGATAACCTCTCTGCGCGGGTGAAAGATTCGCTAGCTGATGAGGAGATCCACTTCCCGCCGTACGATGCGAATGAGCTTGGGAACATTTTGAAGCAGCGGGCTGGCGAGGCGTTCCACGACACGACTGCGGAGCAACTCGATGATGGAAGTTACGAGTTACAGTCCGACATTTTGGAGGGTGATGTGATTCCATTGTGTGCGGCGTTCGCTGCACAAGATTCGGGGAGTGCTCGGCAGGCGCTGAAGCGGTTGTATAAAGCAGGAGATCTGGCTCGGGACGAGGAGTCCGAGGTGATTACGGAAGCGCACGTTAGGCAGGCTGATGAAATTGTGGAGCGCAATAAGATTCGTGAGGAGTTGCGACGATTGCCGACGCAAAGCAAGCTGACGTTGTATGCGTTGTTGTTATTGGAGCGGGACGATAAGACGCCATCGAAGCGTAACCGGATTTATGAACGGTATGTGATGGCTGCGAAGCGGATTGATGCGGATGTGCGGACGGACAGAACGATTCACGACCGGTTGTCGCAGCTGACGTTGAAAGGATTCCTTGATGTGGACGAGCAGAACAAGGGCCCAAAGGGAGGGTCGTATTATGAATACGAGTTCTCGATTCGACCGGATCTTGCGCAGGAGGCGCTTGAGAAGGAAGAGCGGTTAAATGAGTTGTTCGATACTGGTGGGGCGTCGACGACGCTCGACTCGTTCTAA
- a CDS encoding ParA family protein: MSDTNTSRITVANQKGGAGKTTDVIHTGGALAARGHDVLLVDIDYHGGLTCSLGYNDLYYDTDRTTLFDVLDFDQMEAVNDVIVEHEEFDILPASEKLANNKNIQTLLEAPKSRERLGMTLDELDKDYDYIIVDTPPSLNVLTDNALVATGNVIIPVIPEKLNANSLQIFAKQLRSLEPAYGDINRLAIMCNRVEQNGEHRNTIAEIESAYSLPVFQIPKRTDLSQSIGQGTSIFGFDKENKRVEDARQLFTEIADLLDETFEKTAPEEVKT; this comes from the coding sequence ATGAGCGACACGAACACTTCACGAATCACCGTAGCGAATCAGAAAGGAGGTGCCGGGAAAACAACGGATGTCATCCATACTGGCGGCGCTCTCGCCGCACGAGGACACGATGTCCTCCTCGTCGACATCGACTACCACGGCGGGCTCACATGCTCACTCGGCTACAACGATCTCTACTACGACACAGACCGGACCACGCTCTTCGACGTACTCGACTTCGACCAAATGGAGGCAGTGAACGATGTCATCGTCGAACATGAGGAGTTCGATATTCTCCCTGCCAGCGAGAAGCTCGCGAATAATAAGAACATCCAGACGCTGCTCGAAGCTCCCAAGAGTCGAGAGCGACTGGGGATGACCCTCGATGAACTTGACAAAGACTACGATTACATCATCGTCGATACCCCACCGTCACTCAACGTTCTCACCGATAACGCACTCGTCGCAACAGGAAACGTGATTATCCCTGTGATTCCGGAGAAGCTAAACGCCAATAGCCTCCAGATTTTCGCAAAACAGCTCAGATCGCTCGAACCAGCCTACGGGGACATCAACCGTCTCGCAATCATGTGCAATCGCGTCGAGCAGAATGGCGAACACCGGAATACGATTGCAGAAATCGAATCAGCATATTCACTACCGGTTTTCCAGATTCCGAAGCGCACCGACCTGTCCCAATCAATCGGCCAAGGAACGTCCATTTTCGGCTTCGACAAAGAGAACAAGCGCGTTGAGGATGCCCGCCAGTTATTCACTGAAATCGCTGATCTCCTTGACGAGACGTTTGAGAAGACTGCTCCGGAGGAGGTGAAAACATGA